Proteins encoded within one genomic window of Rhodothermales bacterium:
- a CDS encoding GNAT family N-acetyltransferase: protein MIPDLAIEALDLATAGERLRALRVLLRDAIDDGASVGFLATATDEQIDAYWRQALEEVAVGRRVVFAALRGAQVVGSVQLVFAAQQNAPHRAEVQRLLVLRSQRRAGIGRCLMAALERAALDRGYSLLVLNTRAGDPPEALYRSIGYEPIGRVPGFALNPDGTPNDTMLLYKRLSGA from the coding sequence GTGATACCGGATCTCGCCATCGAGGCGCTCGATCTGGCGACGGCCGGCGAAAGACTTCGCGCGCTACGGGTGCTATTGCGGGACGCGATCGACGACGGGGCGTCCGTCGGGTTTCTGGCGACGGCGACCGACGAGCAGATCGACGCGTACTGGCGACAGGCGCTCGAAGAGGTAGCCGTCGGCCGGCGCGTTGTTTTCGCGGCCCTGCGGGGTGCGCAGGTCGTGGGATCCGTCCAGCTGGTATTCGCCGCGCAGCAAAATGCGCCGCATCGGGCCGAGGTGCAGCGTCTGCTCGTGTTGCGCAGCCAGCGCCGGGCCGGCATCGGTCGGTGTCTGATGGCCGCCCTGGAGCGGGCCGCTCTGGATAGAGGGTATTCGCTGTTGGTGCTCAACACGCGCGCCGGCGATCCGCCCGAAGCGCTGTACCGATCGATCGGCTACGAGCCGATCGGCCGGGTGCCCGGGTTTGCGCTGAATCCGGATGGCACGCCGAACGATACGATGTTGCTCTATAAACGGCTCTCTGGCGCATGA